In the genome of Chryseobacterium sp. 52, the window TTCCTAAGGTGGTTTTTATTTTCTTGGAAATTTTTTTTAAATCTTCCTCGCTGCCTTCCCAGCCCTCAACAACTGTTACAGGCTTACCGTTTCTGCCTTTTTTCTCAAATTTGCACACCAATGGTTCCTGCTGCTTAAATTCCTCTTTAGGCATTTCAAAATCCTTTTCCTCATGTTCAGGAAAAAGGTTCTTTAGCTGATCTCGTAAATCCATAAAGCAAAATTAAATAATAATTTATAAAACTACACCAGCAGGCCTGAAAATTAGTTCCCCGATTTCTATTTTTATTATGAACAGCAATAATCTGCATAGAGTGATCTGTGATTTTTTTCAACCACAAAAGTCGCAAAAGTTTTTCAACAAGCTGCTTTTTTAAGTTAAAAGCCTGACGGATAAAAGCTCACTTAAGTTTAGATAAAAATCAAAGATTTTTATCTAAATAATAAAATCTGCTTAATCTGAGAAATCTGCGGGAAATCAAAAAAACTAACCATTAAAGTTTTGTAAGAATATAAAGTTGAGATATACTTCAGGTGATCCAGCTAGAAAAAACGATTTTTCTTATCGTCTTCATTGCTCTTAAAGGTTTAAAAAACTAATTGAACAATAATCTGTGTCATTTATAAAATGTGTAGGAGGTAATAAAATAAACCTTTCAAATTCTTCCATTCATCGGAAATTAGGTAAATTTGTGTAACAAAAAGTTATAGAAAATGTCAAAAAAAGCAATATTAGCAATCCTTGACGGATGGGGACTGGGAACCAATCCAGAAGTTTCTGCCTTAGAAAAAGCAAACACTCCATTTATAGACAGCTGTTACCAGAAATTCCCACATACCACACTTGAAGCCAGCGGCCTGGCTGTAGGACTTCCTCTCGGACAAATGGGGAATTCTGAAGTAGGACATATGAATTTAGGCGCAGGAAGAGTGGTATACCAGAATCTTGTGAAACTGAATATGGCTGTTGAAAACGGAACACTGGGACAGCAGCAGATTATTCAGGATGCCTTCGATTATGCTAAAAGAGAAAATAAAAAACTACACTTCATCGGGCTTGTTTCCAATGGTGGTGTACACTCACATATCAATCACTTAAAAGGATT includes:
- a CDS encoding translation initiation factor, translating into MDLRDQLKNLFPEHEEKDFEMPKEEFKQQEPLVCKFEKKGRNGKPVTVVEGWEGSEEDLKKISKKIKTTLGIGGSEKDGTIIIQGDNRDKIMNILKEMGYKTKRVGG